One segment of Enterobacter ludwigii DNA contains the following:
- the aat gene encoding leucyl/phenylalanyl-tRNA--protein transferase — translation MRLVQLSRHNIAFPSPEGALREPNGLLALGGDLSPARLLMAYQRGIFPWFSPGDPILWWSPDPRAVLWPAQFHLSRSMKRFHAKSPYRVTLNHAFGQVIEGCAEDRHEGTWITRDIITAYHQLHELGFAHSIEVWQDGELVGGMYGVAQGTLFCGESMFSRAVNASKTALLIFCQEFAQRGGKLMDCQVLNEHTASLGAVDIPRRHYIEHLDVCRQEKLPRDFWVPRTLFMPNA, via the coding sequence ATGCGCCTGGTCCAGCTTTCTCGTCATAACATCGCGTTCCCTTCGCCGGAGGGAGCGCTGCGTGAACCTAATGGGCTGCTGGCCCTTGGCGGCGACCTTAGTCCTGCGCGGCTTTTGATGGCTTACCAGCGCGGCATTTTCCCGTGGTTTTCACCCGGCGACCCGATTTTATGGTGGTCTCCCGATCCCCGTGCCGTGCTGTGGCCGGCGCAGTTTCACCTGAGCCGCAGCATGAAGCGTTTCCATGCGAAATCACCCTACCGCGTCACCCTGAATCATGCCTTCGGTCAGGTCATTGAAGGCTGTGCCGAAGACCGTCATGAAGGAACCTGGATCACCCGCGATATCATTACCGCCTATCACCAGCTGCATGAGCTGGGTTTCGCGCACTCCATTGAAGTCTGGCAAGACGGTGAACTCGTCGGTGGGATGTATGGCGTTGCGCAGGGGACGCTGTTTTGCGGCGAATCGATGTTCTCCCGTGCCGTGAATGCCTCGAAAACCGCGCTGTTGATCTTCTGCCAGGAGTTTGCCCAGCGCGGCGGAAAACTGATGGATTGCCAGGTCCTCAATGAGCATACGGCCTCGCTCGGCGCGGTTGACATCCCCCGCCGTCACTACATAGAACATCTGGACGTTTGCCGTCAGGAGAAGCTGCCGCGAGACTTCTGGGTACCAAGAACGCTCTTTATGCCCAATGCCTAA
- the infA gene encoding translation initiation factor IF-1 has product MAKEDNIEMQGTVLDTLPNTMFRVELENGHVVTAHISGKMRKNYIRILTGDKVTVELTPYDLSKGRIVFRSR; this is encoded by the coding sequence ATGGCCAAAGAAGACAATATTGAAATGCAGGGTACCGTACTTGATACGTTGCCTAACACCATGTTTCGCGTAGAGCTGGAAAACGGTCACGTGGTAACTGCGCACATCTCCGGTAAAATGCGCAAAAACTATATCCGCATTTTAACGGGCGACAAAGTGACTGTTGAACTGACCCCGTACGACCTGAGCAAAGGCCGCATTGTCTTCCGTAGTCGCTAA
- the clpA gene encoding ATP-dependent Clp protease ATP-binding subunit ClpA, producing MLNQELELSLNMAFARAREHRHEFMTVEHLLLALLSNPSAREALEACSVDLVALRQELEAFIEQTTPVLPASEEERDTQPTLSFQRVLQRAVFHVQSSGRSEVTGANVLVAIFSEQESQAAYLLRKHEVSRLDVVNFISHGTRKDEPNQASDSSNQVNNNEEQAGGEDRMENFTTNLNQLARVGGIDPLIGRDKELERAIQVLCRRRKNNPLLVGESGVGKTAIAEGLAWRIVQGDVPEVIADCTIYSLDIGSLLAGTKYRGDFEKRFKALLKQLEQDTNSILFIDEIHTIIGAGAASGGQVDAANLIKPLLSSGKIRVIGSTTYQEFSNIFEKDRALARRFQKIDVTEPSVEETVQIINGLKPKYEAHHDVRYTAKAVRAAVELAVKYINDRHLPDKAIDVIDEAGARARLMPASKRKKTVNVADIETVVARIARIPEKSVSQSDRDTLRTLGNRLKMLVFGQDKAIEALTEAIKMARAGLGHEHKPVGSFLFAGPTGVGKTEVTVQLSKALGIELLRFDMSEYMERHTVSRLIGAPPGYVGFDQGGLLTDAVIKHPHAVLLLDEIEKAHPDVFNILLQVMDNGTLTDNNGRKADFRNVVLVMTTNAGVRETERKSIGLIHQDNSTDAMEEIKKIFTPEFRNRLDNIIWFDHLSTEVIHQVVDKFIVELQVQLDQKGVSLEVSQEARNWLAEKGYDRAMGARPMARVIQDNLKKPLANELLFGLLVDGGQVTVALDQEKNELTYDFQSAQKHKPEAAH from the coding sequence ATGCTCAATCAAGAACTGGAACTCAGTTTAAATATGGCTTTCGCCAGAGCGCGTGAGCACCGACATGAGTTTATGACCGTCGAGCATTTACTGCTCGCACTGCTTAGCAACCCATCTGCCCGCGAAGCGCTGGAAGCCTGCTCCGTGGATCTGGTGGCGCTACGTCAGGAACTCGAAGCCTTCATCGAACAAACCACACCGGTGCTGCCAGCCAGTGAAGAAGAGCGCGACACGCAGCCGACGCTCAGCTTCCAGCGCGTGTTGCAGCGTGCGGTATTCCACGTCCAGTCTTCCGGACGTAGCGAAGTGACGGGCGCAAATGTGCTGGTCGCCATCTTCAGCGAGCAGGAGTCACAGGCTGCCTACCTGCTGCGCAAACACGAAGTCAGCCGACTCGACGTGGTTAACTTTATCTCTCACGGAACGCGTAAAGACGAGCCGAACCAGGCATCGGATTCCAGCAATCAGGTCAATAACAATGAAGAGCAAGCAGGCGGGGAGGATCGTATGGAAAACTTCACCACCAATCTCAACCAGCTTGCTCGCGTTGGCGGTATCGATCCGCTGATTGGTCGCGATAAAGAGCTGGAGCGCGCGATCCAGGTATTGTGCCGTCGCCGCAAGAACAACCCGCTGCTGGTGGGTGAATCTGGCGTCGGTAAAACCGCGATTGCCGAGGGTCTCGCCTGGCGTATTGTGCAGGGCGACGTACCGGAAGTGATTGCCGATTGCACCATCTACTCGCTGGATATTGGCTCGCTGCTGGCGGGCACTAAATACCGCGGCGATTTTGAAAAACGCTTTAAGGCGCTTTTGAAACAGCTCGAGCAGGACACCAACAGCATTCTGTTTATCGATGAGATCCACACCATCATCGGTGCCGGTGCGGCCTCGGGTGGCCAGGTGGATGCCGCTAACCTGATCAAACCGCTGCTCTCCAGCGGTAAGATCCGCGTGATTGGCTCCACAACGTATCAGGAGTTCAGCAACATCTTTGAGAAAGATCGCGCCCTGGCGCGTCGCTTCCAGAAAATCGATGTGACTGAACCCTCTGTTGAAGAAACCGTGCAGATCATCAACGGTCTGAAACCGAAGTACGAAGCGCACCACGATGTGCGTTATACCGCCAAAGCGGTGCGTGCGGCGGTGGAGCTGGCGGTGAAATACATCAACGATCGTCATCTGCCGGATAAGGCCATTGACGTGATTGATGAGGCAGGGGCGCGTGCGCGTCTAATGCCAGCCAGCAAGCGTAAGAAAACCGTTAACGTGGCGGATATCGAGACCGTGGTGGCCCGTATCGCGCGTATCCCTGAGAAGAGCGTTTCTCAGAGCGACCGCGACACGCTGCGCACCCTTGGCAATCGCCTGAAAATGCTGGTCTTTGGGCAGGATAAAGCCATTGAGGCGTTAACCGAAGCCATCAAGATGGCCCGTGCTGGACTGGGGCATGAACATAAGCCTGTCGGTTCCTTCCTGTTCGCCGGTCCGACCGGTGTGGGGAAAACCGAGGTAACGGTTCAGCTTTCCAAAGCGCTGGGCATTGAGCTGCTGCGTTTTGATATGTCCGAGTACATGGAGCGTCACACCGTCAGCCGTTTGATTGGTGCGCCTCCGGGCTATGTGGGCTTTGACCAGGGCGGTCTGTTAACTGACGCGGTGATCAAGCATCCGCACGCGGTACTGCTGCTCGATGAAATCGAGAAAGCGCACCCGGACGTGTTCAACATCCTGCTGCAGGTGATGGACAACGGGACGCTGACCGATAACAACGGGCGCAAGGCGGACTTCCGCAACGTAGTGCTGGTAATGACCACCAACGCCGGTGTACGTGAAACGGAGCGCAAATCTATCGGCCTTATCCATCAGGATAACAGCACCGATGCGATGGAAGAGATCAAGAAGATCTTTACGCCGGAGTTCCGTAACCGTCTGGACAACATCATCTGGTTCGATCACCTCTCTACCGAGGTTATCCATCAGGTAGTGGATAAGTTCATCGTCGAACTGCAGGTTCAGCTGGATCAGAAAGGCGTGTCGCTGGAAGTGAGCCAGGAGGCCCGCAACTGGCTGGCTGAGAAAGGCTACGACCGTGCGATGGGTGCCCGTCCAATGGCGCGTGTGATTCAGGACAACCTGAAGAAACCGCTGGCGAACGAGCTGCTGTTTGGCTTGCTGGTAGACGGCGGTCAGGTGACGGTCGCGCTGGACCAGGAGAAGAATGAGCTGACGTATGATTTCCAGAGTGCGCAGAAGCACAAGCCGGAAGCGGCTCACTAA
- the macB gene encoding macrolide ABC transporter ATP-binding protein/permease MacB, with the protein MTALLELNDIRRSYPSGDGPVEVLKGITLRVEAGEMVAIVGASGSGKSTLMNILGCLDRPTSGTYRVAGMDVSTLDGDALAKLRREHFGFIFQRYHLLSHLTAAQNVEVPAVYAGVERKKRLERAQMLLTRLGLAERVEYQPSQLSGGQQQRVSIARALMNGGQVILADEPTGALDSHSGEEVMAILHQLRDQGHTVIIVTHDPQVAAQAERIIEIRDGELVSNPPARHARAAAPKEVLPASTGWGQFSSGFREALTMAWLAMAANKMRTLLTMLGIIIGIASVVSIVVVGDAAKQLVLADIRAIGTNTIDVYPGKDFGDDEPQYQQALKYDDLAAIQKQPWVNSATPAVSQNLRLRVGNVDVAASANGVSGDYFNVYGMTFSEGATFNAEQLAGRAQVVVLDANSRRQLFPNKTNVVGEVILVGNMPATVIGVAEEKQSMFGSSKILRVWLPYTTISGRIMGQSWLNSITVRVKEGYDSAQAEQQLERLLTLRHGKKDFFTWNMDGLLKTAEKTTRTLQLFLTLVAVISLVVGGIGVMNIMLVSVTERTREIGIRMAVGARASDVLQQFLIEAVLVCLVGGAMGIALSMMIAFALQLFLPGWEIGFSPVAILTAFLCSTFTGILFGWLPARNAARLDPVDALARE; encoded by the coding sequence ATGACGGCGTTGCTTGAGCTGAATGACATTCGTCGCAGCTATCCGTCGGGTGATGGCCCGGTTGAGGTGCTGAAGGGGATCACCCTGCGCGTCGAAGCGGGCGAGATGGTGGCGATTGTCGGTGCGTCCGGCTCCGGTAAATCGACGCTGATGAATATTCTCGGCTGTCTGGACAGACCCACCAGCGGCACCTATCGGGTGGCCGGAATGGATGTTTCCACGCTGGACGGTGACGCGCTGGCAAAACTGCGGCGGGAACATTTCGGTTTTATCTTCCAGCGTTACCATCTGCTCTCTCACCTGACGGCGGCGCAGAACGTCGAAGTGCCGGCGGTCTATGCCGGCGTCGAGCGGAAAAAACGCCTTGAGCGCGCCCAGATGCTGCTGACGCGTCTGGGGCTGGCGGAACGGGTGGAGTACCAGCCCTCGCAGCTCTCCGGCGGCCAGCAGCAGCGTGTCAGTATCGCACGCGCGCTGATGAACGGCGGTCAGGTGATCCTCGCAGATGAACCGACCGGGGCGCTCGACAGTCATTCGGGTGAAGAGGTGATGGCGATCCTTCACCAGCTTCGCGATCAGGGGCATACGGTCATCATCGTTACCCACGATCCGCAGGTGGCTGCACAGGCCGAGCGCATCATTGAGATCCGCGACGGAGAGCTGGTCAGCAACCCGCCGGCGCGACACGCCCGGGCGGCGGCACCGAAAGAAGTTCTGCCGGCGTCAACCGGCTGGGGACAATTTTCCAGCGGGTTTCGTGAGGCGCTGACCATGGCCTGGCTGGCGATGGCTGCCAATAAAATGCGCACCCTGTTGACCATGCTGGGCATCATTATTGGTATCGCCTCGGTGGTGTCGATTGTGGTCGTGGGCGACGCGGCCAAACAGCTGGTGCTGGCGGATATTCGGGCCATCGGGACCAACACCATTGATGTCTATCCCGGCAAAGATTTTGGCGATGACGAGCCGCAGTATCAGCAGGCGCTGAAGTATGACGATCTGGCGGCTATCCAGAAGCAGCCGTGGGTGAATTCGGCCACGCCGGCGGTCTCACAAAACCTCCGTCTGCGGGTAGGCAATGTTGACGTTGCTGCCAGTGCCAATGGCGTCAGCGGCGATTACTTTAACGTCTATGGCATGACCTTCAGCGAAGGTGCCACCTTCAATGCCGAGCAGTTAGCGGGCCGGGCGCAGGTGGTGGTGCTTGACGCCAACTCGCGCCGGCAGCTCTTCCCCAATAAAACCAACGTGGTGGGCGAGGTTATCCTGGTCGGAAACATGCCTGCGACGGTGATTGGCGTGGCGGAAGAGAAACAGTCGATGTTTGGCAGCAGCAAGATCCTGCGCGTCTGGCTGCCCTATACCACCATCTCCGGGCGGATTATGGGGCAGTCCTGGCTGAACTCCATCACCGTTCGCGTGAAGGAGGGCTACGACAGCGCGCAGGCCGAGCAACAGCTGGAACGGCTGCTGACGTTGCGTCACGGGAAGAAAGATTTCTTCACCTGGAATATGGACGGTCTCTTGAAAACGGCGGAAAAGACCACACGTACTCTTCAGCTGTTCCTGACGCTGGTGGCGGTGATCTCGCTGGTGGTCGGCGGTATCGGGGTGATGAATATCATGCTGGTATCGGTCACGGAACGTACCCGGGAGATTGGCATCCGCATGGCAGTCGGTGCCAGAGCCAGCGATGTGCTGCAGCAATTTTTGATTGAAGCGGTGCTGGTGTGTCTGGTGGGCGGCGCGATGGGCATTGCGCTGTCGATGATGATCGCGTTTGCTCTGCAGCTTTTTTTACCCGGCTGGGAGATTGGTTTCTCGCCGGTGGCCATTCTTACCGCATTTTTGTGTTCGACTTTTACCGGCATTTTGTTTGGCTGGCTGCCTGCCCGCAATGCGGCGCGTCTGGATCCTGTGGATGCGTTGGCTCGCGAATAG
- the cspD gene encoding cold shock-like protein CspD, producing the protein MEMGTVKWFNNAKGFGFICPEGGGEDIFAHYSTIQMDGYRTLKAGQSVRFDVHQGPKGNHASLIVPIEAETVA; encoded by the coding sequence ATGGAAATGGGTACTGTTAAGTGGTTCAACAACGCCAAAGGGTTTGGCTTCATCTGCCCCGAAGGCGGCGGCGAGGATATCTTCGCTCACTATTCCACCATTCAGATGGATGGTTACAGAACGCTCAAAGCCGGGCAGTCCGTCCGGTTCGATGTACACCAGGGACCAAAAGGCAATCATGCAAGCCTGATCGTACCCATTGAAGCAGAAACGGTCGCATAG
- the cydC gene encoding heme ABC transporter ATP-binding protein/permease CydC codes for MRALLPYLALYKRHKWMLLLGIVLAIVTLLASIGLLTLSGWFLSASAVAGFAGLYSFNYMLPAAGVRGTAITRTAGRYFERLVSHDATFRVLQHLRIYTFSKLLPLSPAGLARFRQGELLNRVVADVDTLDHLYLRVISPIVGAFVVIVVVTLGLSVLDVPVALTLGGIMLLTLIILPPLFYRAGKSTGENLTRLRGDYRQQLTSWLQGQAELTIFGASSRYRSQMESTELNWHEAQRRQSELTAFSQALMMLIGGVAVIAMLWMASGGVGGNTQPGPLIALFVFCALAAFEALAPVTGAFQHLGQVIASALRITQIAEQEPEVTFSGAQTAVPAQVALTLDNVTFAYEKQAQNALEGITLSVKAGQRIALLGRTGCGKSTLLQLLTRAWDPQHGQIRFNDTPLTDFSEQTLRKTVSVVPQRVHLFSATLRDNLLLAAPQASDDDLRAMLEQVGLQKLLENDGLNGWLGEGGRQLSGGELRRLAIARALLHDAPLMLLDEPTEGLDATTESQILDLLAHVMIGKTVLMVTHRLRGLASFDQIIVMDNGHIIEQGSHTELLAKQGRYYQFKQRL; via the coding sequence ATGCGTGCTCTGCTTCCCTATCTTGCGCTCTATAAACGCCATAAATGGATGCTGCTGCTGGGCATTGTGCTGGCGATTGTTACCCTGCTTGCCAGCATCGGTCTGCTTACGCTCTCCGGCTGGTTCTTGTCCGCTTCGGCCGTCGCGGGGTTCGCGGGTTTATACAGCTTTAACTATATGCTTCCTGCGGCAGGCGTTCGCGGCACCGCAATCACGCGTACTGCCGGACGTTATTTTGAGCGTCTGGTCAGCCACGACGCCACTTTCCGCGTGCTACAGCACCTGCGCATTTACACCTTCAGCAAACTGCTACCCCTCTCCCCTGCCGGGCTGGCGCGTTTTCGTCAGGGTGAGTTACTCAACCGTGTCGTAGCCGATGTCGACACGCTAGATCACCTTTACCTGCGCGTGATCTCACCCATCGTGGGGGCGTTTGTGGTGATTGTGGTAGTCACGCTGGGGTTATCGGTTCTGGACGTTCCCGTTGCGCTCACGCTGGGTGGCATCATGCTGCTGACGCTGATTATCCTGCCACCGCTGTTTTATCGTGCAGGTAAATCCACTGGCGAGAACCTGACGCGACTGCGCGGCGACTACCGACAGCAGCTGACATCCTGGCTGCAGGGACAGGCGGAACTGACCATTTTTGGTGCCAGCTCGCGTTATCGCAGTCAAATGGAAAGCACTGAGCTGAACTGGCATGAAGCCCAGCGCCGCCAGTCGGAGCTGACGGCATTCTCCCAGGCGCTGATGATGTTAATCGGCGGCGTGGCGGTCATCGCCATGCTGTGGATGGCTTCAGGTGGCGTAGGCGGGAATACCCAGCCCGGCCCTCTGATTGCTCTCTTCGTTTTCTGCGCCCTGGCCGCGTTTGAAGCGCTGGCCCCGGTGACGGGCGCCTTCCAGCATCTCGGACAGGTCATCGCTTCTGCCCTGCGCATCACCCAGATTGCCGAGCAGGAGCCGGAGGTTACATTCAGCGGCGCTCAGACCGCCGTGCCGGCGCAGGTTGCGCTGACCCTGGATAACGTCACCTTTGCCTATGAAAAACAGGCGCAGAACGCGCTGGAAGGGATCACGCTGTCTGTTAAAGCAGGCCAGCGGATTGCGCTCCTCGGTCGTACCGGTTGCGGTAAATCCACCCTTCTTCAGCTACTGACCCGCGCCTGGGATCCGCAGCACGGTCAGATTCGGTTTAACGATACGCCGCTGACCGACTTCAGCGAACAGACGCTGCGCAAGACCGTGAGCGTGGTTCCGCAGCGCGTGCACCTCTTCAGCGCGACGCTGCGTGATAACCTGCTGCTCGCGGCACCTCAGGCCTCCGACGATGATCTGCGCGCCATGCTGGAGCAGGTTGGGCTGCAAAAACTGCTTGAGAACGACGGGCTGAACGGCTGGCTCGGGGAAGGCGGTCGTCAGCTCTCCGGCGGCGAGTTGCGCCGTCTGGCGATTGCACGCGCGTTGCTGCACGATGCGCCGCTGATGCTGCTTGATGAACCCACCGAAGGGCTGGACGCAACAACCGAGAGCCAAATCCTTGATTTACTGGCCCATGTTATGATCGGAAAAACCGTGCTGATGGTCACCCACCGCCTGCGCGGGCTGGCGAGTTTTGATCAGATAATTGTGATGGACAACGGACATATTATTGAGCAAGGTAGTCACACAGAACTGTTGGCGAAACAGGGTCGCTACTACCAGTTTAAACAGCGTCTGTAG
- the cydD gene encoding heme ABC transporter permease/ATP-binding protein CydD yields the protein MEKTRQQELTRWLKQQSVLSRRWLTISRFLGFVSGLLIVAQAWLLARILNHMIMENIPREALLLPFIVLILIFVLRAWVVWLRERVGFHAGQHIRYEIRRQVLDRLQEAGPAWIQGKPAGSWATLILEQIDDMHDYYARYLPQMALAVFVPLLIVIAIFPVNWMAALILLGTAPLIPLFMALVGMGAADANRRNFLALGRLSGHFLDRLRGMETLRIFGRGEAETENIRLASQDFRQRTMEVLRLAFLSSGVLEFFTSLSIALVAVYFGFSYLGALDFGHYGTAVTLSAGFLALILAPEFFQPLRDLGTFYHAKAQAVGAADSLKTFMETPLAHPERGDVTLNAKEPVTLEARDFSILSPEGNVLAGPLNFTLPAGKRVVLVGISGSGKSSLLNALSGFMAYTGSLRINQTELRDLDPLAWRKQLSWVGQNPQLPAATLRDNVLLARPDARDDELQSVLDRAWVSEFLPQLPQGVDTVVGDQSAGLSVGQAQRVAVARALLNPCQLMLLDEPAASLDAHSEQRVMDALNAASRQQTTLMVTHQLEGIADWDQIWVMENGHIVEQGDYASLVAAQGPFATLLANRQEDI from the coding sequence ATGGAAAAAACCCGTCAACAAGAGTTAACACGCTGGCTGAAACAGCAAAGCGTTCTTTCCCGCCGCTGGCTAACCATCTCCCGTTTTCTGGGGTTTGTCAGTGGTCTGTTGATTGTTGCCCAGGCATGGCTGCTGGCCCGCATTCTTAATCACATGATCATGGAGAACATTCCGCGCGAAGCGCTCCTGTTGCCCTTTATCGTCCTGATCCTGATTTTTGTTCTTCGTGCCTGGGTGGTCTGGCTGCGTGAGCGCGTGGGTTTTCACGCCGGACAGCATATCCGCTATGAGATCCGCCGTCAGGTGCTTGACCGCCTTCAGGAGGCCGGTCCGGCGTGGATCCAGGGTAAACCCGCGGGAAGCTGGGCGACGCTGATCCTTGAGCAGATTGACGATATGCATGACTACTATGCGCGCTATCTGCCACAGATGGCGCTAGCCGTCTTCGTTCCGTTGCTGATTGTCATCGCCATTTTCCCGGTCAACTGGATGGCAGCGCTGATCCTGCTGGGCACAGCCCCGCTGATCCCGCTGTTTATGGCGCTGGTGGGCATGGGCGCCGCGGACGCTAACCGACGTAACTTTCTGGCTCTGGGTCGCTTAAGCGGCCATTTCCTTGACCGTCTGCGCGGCATGGAAACGTTGCGCATTTTTGGCCGCGGTGAAGCGGAAACTGAAAATATCCGCCTCGCATCGCAGGATTTCCGTCAGCGCACCATGGAAGTGTTACGTCTGGCGTTCCTCTCCTCCGGCGTACTCGAATTCTTTACCTCGCTGTCGATTGCGCTTGTGGCAGTCTACTTTGGCTTCTCGTATCTCGGCGCGCTGGATTTTGGCCACTACGGCACGGCTGTGACCCTTTCAGCCGGTTTCCTTGCGCTGATACTGGCCCCCGAATTTTTCCAGCCGCTTCGCGATCTGGGCACCTTCTATCATGCAAAAGCGCAGGCCGTGGGCGCGGCTGACAGCCTGAAGACGTTTATGGAAACGCCACTGGCGCATCCGGAACGCGGTGACGTGACCCTGAACGCCAAAGAGCCGGTTACCCTTGAAGCGCGTGATTTCTCCATTCTGTCGCCTGAAGGCAACGTACTGGCAGGCCCGCTTAACTTTACCCTTCCGGCCGGAAAACGTGTGGTGCTCGTAGGCATCAGCGGTTCAGGGAAAAGCTCTCTGCTCAATGCGCTATCGGGTTTTATGGCCTACACCGGATCGCTGCGGATCAACCAAACTGAACTGCGCGATCTCGATCCGCTTGCCTGGCGTAAACAGCTTAGCTGGGTGGGACAAAACCCTCAGCTTCCTGCCGCCACGCTGCGAGACAATGTGCTGCTGGCTCGCCCGGATGCGCGTGACGATGAACTGCAATCCGTGCTCGACCGCGCCTGGGTCAGCGAGTTTCTGCCGCAGCTTCCGCAGGGTGTCGATACCGTTGTCGGTGACCAGTCTGCCGGCCTGTCAGTCGGTCAGGCCCAGCGTGTGGCGGTTGCCCGCGCGCTGCTTAACCCATGCCAGCTCATGCTGCTCGACGAGCCAGCAGCGAGCCTTGACGCACACAGTGAGCAACGCGTCATGGATGCCCTGAATGCGGCCTCGCGGCAGCAGACCACCCTGATGGTCACCCATCAGCTTGAAGGTATTGCTGACTGGGATCAGATCTGGGTTATGGAAAATGGTCATATTGTTGAGCAAGGCGATTACGCCTCTCTCGTTGCCGCGCAGGGCCCGTTTGCCACCCTGCTGGCAAACCGTCAGGAGGATATCTGA
- the trxB gene encoding thioredoxin-disulfide reductase, which yields MGTAKHSKLLILGSGPAGYTAAVYAARANLQPVLITGMEKGGQLTTTTEVENWPGDPNDLTGPLLMERMHEHATKFETEILFDHINKVDLQNRPFRLTGDSGEYTCDALIIATGASARYLGLPSEEAFKGRGVSACATCDGFFYRNQKVAVIGGGNTAVEEALYLANIASEVHLIHRRDTFRAEKILIKRLMDKVASGNIVLHTNRTLEEVTGDQMGVAGLRIRDTQNTDNVETLEVAGLFVAIGHSPNTAIFEGQLELENGYIKVQSGIHGNATQTSIPGVFAAGDVMDHIYRQAITSAGTGCMAALDAERYLDGLAEQGK from the coding sequence ATGGGCACGGCCAAACACAGTAAGCTGCTAATTCTTGGTTCTGGACCTGCGGGATATACCGCGGCGGTCTATGCTGCACGCGCTAACCTGCAACCGGTTCTGATTACCGGCATGGAAAAAGGCGGTCAGCTGACCACCACCACGGAAGTGGAAAACTGGCCAGGCGACCCGAACGACCTAACCGGGCCGCTGCTGATGGAGCGTATGCACGAGCATGCGACGAAATTCGAAACCGAAATTCTGTTCGATCATATCAACAAGGTTGACCTGCAGAACCGTCCGTTCCGTCTGACGGGCGACAGCGGCGAGTACACCTGTGATGCGCTGATCATCGCGACCGGCGCTTCTGCCCGTTACCTCGGTCTGCCGTCTGAAGAAGCATTCAAAGGCCGTGGCGTCTCCGCCTGCGCAACCTGCGATGGTTTCTTCTATCGCAACCAGAAAGTGGCGGTTATCGGTGGCGGCAACACTGCCGTGGAAGAAGCCCTTTATCTGGCGAACATCGCCTCTGAAGTGCACCTGATCCACCGTCGTGACACCTTCCGCGCAGAGAAGATCCTGATCAAACGTCTGATGGATAAAGTGGCGAGTGGCAATATCGTGCTGCACACCAACCGTACCCTGGAAGAAGTCACGGGCGATCAGATGGGCGTTGCCGGTCTGCGTATTCGTGATACCCAGAATACCGATAACGTCGAAACGCTGGAAGTGGCGGGTCTGTTTGTGGCGATCGGTCACAGCCCGAACACCGCGATTTTCGAGGGGCAACTGGAGCTGGAAAACGGCTACATCAAAGTGCAGTCCGGTATTCACGGCAACGCGACCCAGACCAGCATTCCTGGCGTATTCGCTGCTGGCGATGTGATGGACCATATCTACCGTCAGGCGATCACCTCTGCTGGCACCGGCTGTATGGCCGCGCTGGACGCTGAACGCTACCTCGACGGGCTGGCGGAACAAGGTAAATAA
- the clpS gene encoding ATP-dependent Clp protease adapter ClpS, protein MGKTNDWLDFDQLAEDKVRDALKPPSMYKVMLMNDDYTPMEFVIDVLQKFFSYDVERATQLMLTVHYRGKAICGIFTAEVAETKVAMVNDYARENEHPLLCTLEKA, encoded by the coding sequence ATGGGTAAGACCAACGACTGGCTGGATTTTGACCAGCTGGCGGAAGATAAAGTGCGTGACGCGCTAAAACCGCCATCTATGTATAAAGTTATGTTAATGAACGATGATTACACGCCAATGGAATTTGTTATTGACGTGCTACAAAAGTTCTTTTCTTATGATGTAGAACGTGCAACGCAACTGATGCTTACCGTTCATTATCGTGGCAAAGCTATCTGCGGCATCTTTACCGCCGAAGTGGCGGAGACCAAAGTCGCGATGGTGAACGATTATGCGAGGGAGAACGAGCATCCGTTGCTGTGTACGCTGGAAAAGGCCTGA